A single Longimicrobium sp. DNA region contains:
- a CDS encoding 3D domain-containing protein, translated as MIDRVSYESGPPRRRLHPAKVVTPAVILLVSAAAIGEWACAPRVRTADPDARTGSSFVSAAQAAMVPAAPPQQPAVQPAAATVATQQPTTLAQLDEQLVARMRQQITEEVSAEMQGRVERASAEAFPVRQRMEMSSTMYCLKGSMRTGVRTRDGMAAGDPSVLPLGSVVRVSRPSGELIGIFVIMDTGGAIRGNKIDLYVDSCREAERWGRHPVVAEVLDIGKRI; from the coding sequence ATGATCGATCGCGTCTCGTACGAGTCCGGGCCGCCGCGACGACGGCTGCACCCCGCGAAGGTGGTCACTCCCGCCGTCATCCTGCTGGTCTCCGCGGCCGCCATTGGCGAATGGGCATGCGCGCCGCGCGTCCGCACCGCCGACCCCGACGCCCGCACGGGCAGCTCCTTCGTCTCCGCCGCGCAGGCCGCCATGGTCCCGGCCGCGCCCCCGCAGCAGCCGGCCGTGCAGCCCGCCGCCGCGACGGTGGCAACGCAGCAGCCCACCACGCTGGCGCAGCTCGACGAGCAGCTGGTGGCCCGCATGCGGCAGCAGATCACGGAAGAGGTGTCGGCGGAGATGCAGGGGCGGGTGGAGCGCGCGTCGGCCGAGGCGTTCCCCGTGCGCCAGCGGATGGAGATGAGCTCGACGATGTACTGCCTGAAGGGGAGCATGCGCACCGGCGTCCGCACCCGCGACGGGATGGCGGCGGGCGACCCGAGCGTGCTGCCGCTGGGCTCCGTGGTGCGCGTGAGCCGGCCGAGCGGCGAGCTGATCGGCATCTTCGTGATCATGGACACCGGCGGCGCCATCCGCGGCAACAAGATCGATCTGTACGTGGACAGCTGCCGCGAGGCCGAGCGGTGGGGCCGCCACCCCGTGGTTGCCGAGGTGCTGGACATCGGCAAGCGCATCTAG
- a CDS encoding NUDIX hydrolase encodes MGKRRRGRGGRGGAVRPVVETSAGGVIYRWSGGTAHVLLIRDRYQHWGFPKGHLEGEETAADAALREVVEETGLSELRLGPELRTIDWFFRFRGRLIHKYCHFYLIESPEGEPCPQLEEGITECVWLPLHEAIASISYDNAREVLEIAAGLLLGDRPAATAGRHPGDVRAAEALVDELVSGE; translated from the coding sequence GTGGGTAAGCGGCGGCGCGGACGGGGCGGGCGCGGCGGCGCCGTTCGGCCGGTGGTGGAGACCAGCGCGGGTGGGGTCATCTACCGCTGGAGCGGCGGCACCGCGCACGTGCTCCTGATCCGCGACCGCTACCAGCACTGGGGCTTTCCCAAGGGCCACCTGGAGGGCGAGGAGACCGCGGCCGACGCGGCGCTCCGCGAGGTGGTGGAGGAAACGGGGCTGAGCGAGCTGCGGCTGGGCCCGGAGCTGCGGACCATCGACTGGTTCTTCCGCTTCCGCGGGCGCCTGATCCACAAGTACTGCCACTTCTACCTGATCGAATCGCCCGAGGGCGAGCCCTGCCCGCAGCTGGAGGAGGGGATCACCGAGTGCGTGTGGCTGCCGCTGCACGAGGCCATCGCCAGCATCAGCTACGACAACGCCCGCGAGGTGCTGGAGATCGCCGCCGGCCTGCTTCTGGGCGACCGCCCCGCCGCCACCGCCGGCCGCCACCCTGGCGACGTCCGCGCCGCCGAGGCGCTGGTGGACGAGCTGGTCTCCGGGGAATAA
- a CDS encoding aspartate-semialdehyde dehydrogenase produces MHVAVLGATGAVGRTMLDVLAERRIKVDRITALASERSAGKTVRFAGREIPVEVPRPGIFRGVDVALFSAGGDRSKEWGPRAADEGAVVIDNSSAWRMDPDVPLVVPEVNMRAAENRPKGIIANPNCSTIQMVVALQAMRRAAGLTRVIATTFQSVSGAGETGRDALRRELGGEGLQALKLGAPADGSPFSRRIAGNVVPQIGDFDDEGWTGEERKMIGETRKILDLPDLPVVATCVRVPVDVGHSVQVTAETEKELTLDSLRRALVVFPGILMAGGPEAFPTPYEIAGRNEVFVGRLRSDPEIPRTFHLWVVADNLRKGAATNAVQILERLGSG; encoded by the coding sequence ATGCACGTCGCGGTTCTGGGGGCCACGGGGGCGGTGGGGCGGACCATGCTCGACGTCCTGGCCGAGCGGCGGATCAAGGTCGACCGCATCACGGCGCTGGCGTCGGAGCGCTCCGCCGGGAAGACGGTGCGCTTCGCCGGACGCGAGATCCCCGTCGAGGTGCCGCGCCCGGGGATCTTCCGCGGCGTGGACGTGGCCCTCTTCTCCGCCGGCGGCGACCGCTCCAAGGAGTGGGGTCCGCGCGCGGCGGACGAGGGCGCGGTGGTGATCGACAACTCGTCGGCGTGGCGGATGGATCCCGACGTTCCCCTCGTGGTCCCCGAGGTGAACATGCGCGCGGCCGAGAACCGGCCGAAGGGGATCATCGCCAACCCCAACTGCTCCACCATCCAGATGGTGGTGGCGCTGCAGGCGATGCGGCGCGCGGCGGGGCTCACGCGGGTGATCGCGACCACGTTCCAGTCGGTGAGCGGCGCGGGGGAGACGGGACGCGACGCGCTCCGCCGCGAGCTGGGGGGCGAGGGGCTGCAGGCGCTGAAGCTGGGCGCGCCGGCCGACGGATCGCCCTTCTCGCGCCGCATCGCCGGGAACGTGGTGCCGCAGATCGGCGACTTCGACGACGAGGGATGGACGGGCGAGGAGCGGAAGATGATCGGCGAGACGCGCAAGATCCTCGACCTCCCCGACCTTCCCGTGGTCGCCACCTGCGTCCGCGTTCCCGTCGACGTGGGCCACAGCGTGCAGGTGACGGCGGAGACGGAGAAGGAGCTGACGCTGGACTCGCTGCGGCGCGCGCTCGTCGTCTTCCCCGGAATCCTGATGGCGGGCGGCCCGGAGGCCTTTCCCACCCCGTACGAGATCGCCGGGCGCAACGAGGTGTTCGTCGGCCGGCTCCGCAGCGACCCGGAGATCCCGCGCACCTTCCACCTCTGGGTGGTGGCCGACAACCTGCGCAAGGGCGCGGCGACCAACGCCGTGCAGATCCTGGAGCGGCTGGGCAGTGGGTAA
- a CDS encoding aspartate kinase, whose amino-acid sequence MLLVQKYGGSSVGSPERIRAVAKRVANARRRGHDLVVVVSAMGDTTDDLTTLASLVTGRERPQDEHPREMDMLLTAGERIAAALLTMAIREQGFEARSFTGSQAAIITDTNHTAARIREVKAGRVREALDDGCIAIVAGFQGVSTEREITTLGRGGSDTTAVALAAALKADACEIYTDVDGVYTADPRRVPGARVIRTLTHAEMMEMAANGAQVMHGRAVDIGDRFGVDIRVLSSFVDDDAADEGAPRGTLITHRTQAMEELVLTGVAPKGGQAKLVLRGLAPGMRTQTVLLEALAENGVSVDMVNESFGGDGRMQIQLTVPEEAASRAEEVLRAALEPLGGGEIAAQTGLSRIALVGNGMTGRPGVYAKAYRALLDAGVEVQGVSTSSISITVLVPAERETEAVQALHGAFRLEQTGAADGVAER is encoded by the coding sequence ATGCTCCTGGTCCAGAAGTACGGCGGCTCCTCGGTCGGCTCGCCCGAGCGCATCCGGGCGGTGGCGAAGCGCGTGGCCAATGCTCGGCGGCGCGGGCACGACCTCGTGGTCGTGGTGTCGGCGATGGGGGACACGACGGACGACCTGACGACGCTGGCCTCCCTCGTCACCGGGCGCGAGCGGCCGCAGGACGAGCATCCCCGCGAGATGGACATGCTGCTGACGGCGGGCGAGCGCATCGCCGCGGCGCTGCTGACCATGGCCATCCGCGAGCAGGGGTTCGAGGCGCGCTCGTTCACCGGGAGCCAGGCCGCCATCATCACCGACACGAACCACACCGCGGCGCGCATCCGCGAGGTGAAGGCCGGGCGCGTGCGCGAGGCGCTGGACGACGGCTGCATCGCCATCGTGGCCGGCTTCCAGGGGGTGTCGACGGAGCGGGAGATCACCACGCTGGGGCGCGGCGGATCGGACACCACCGCGGTGGCCCTGGCCGCCGCGCTGAAGGCGGACGCGTGCGAGATCTACACCGACGTGGACGGCGTGTACACGGCCGACCCGCGGCGCGTCCCCGGCGCGCGGGTGATCCGCACGCTGACCCACGCGGAGATGATGGAGATGGCGGCCAACGGGGCGCAGGTCATGCATGGCCGCGCGGTGGACATCGGCGACCGCTTCGGCGTGGACATCCGCGTGCTTTCCAGCTTCGTGGACGACGACGCGGCGGACGAAGGCGCCCCGCGCGGTACCCTCATCACCCACAGGACGCAGGCGATGGAAGAGCTGGTGCTGACCGGCGTGGCGCCCAAGGGAGGCCAGGCGAAGCTGGTCCTGCGCGGGCTGGCCCCGGGCATGCGCACGCAGACGGTGCTGCTGGAGGCGCTGGCGGAGAACGGCGTCAGCGTGGACATGGTGAACGAGAGCTTCGGCGGCGACGGGCGGATGCAGATCCAGCTTACCGTCCCCGAAGAGGCCGCGAGCCGAGCCGAGGAGGTGCTGCGCGCCGCGCTGGAGCCGCTGGGCGGCGGCGAGATCGCCGCGCAAACGGGGCTTTCGCGCATCGCGCTGGTGGGGAACGGGATGACGGGGCGGCCCGGGGTGTACGCGAAGGCGTACCGCGCGCTGCTGGACGCGGGGGTGGAGGTGCAGGGGGTGTCGACCTCGTCCATCTCCATCACCGTGCTGGTCCCGGCGGAGCGGGAGACCGAGGCCGTGCAGGCGCTGCACGGCGCGTTCAGGCTGGAGCAAACCGGGGCGGCCGACGGGGTCGCCGAACGCTAA
- a CDS encoding MlaD family protein → MKMKNEALVGMVVLAGILVALVGSIWLSGATFGAPHRELTAVFSEVGVLAEGSPVKYRGVKVGKVTKIDLAPRGDGVLVTLNVDDDVVLPRDAGVVVMPESFFGDWQAAIVSRATWKTLDFVQMPGVRALPGATMPDITQLTAVAADIAGNLQILSDRIGLAFTEQTALDIRRTVGNVEDISGQLKGFIDQQTRLYGQVGQNVLDATGNIRTATNEFTLTARDVRSNFNSGDVQQILGNARQASANLAAFSAQLNTAASGVPGLVARTDTTIAAFGQTATTLNTTIQGMQPGLAQVAPTLQQAQQAMTTLNQAIQKINEGNGSLGRLIADPALYEETQRAIATLQRLLADIQQNPGKYIGQLQVF, encoded by the coding sequence ATGAAGATGAAGAACGAGGCGCTGGTGGGGATGGTGGTGCTGGCCGGCATCCTGGTGGCGCTGGTGGGGTCCATCTGGCTGTCGGGCGCCACCTTCGGCGCGCCGCACCGCGAGCTGACCGCGGTGTTCAGCGAGGTGGGGGTGCTGGCCGAGGGCAGCCCCGTGAAGTACCGCGGGGTGAAGGTGGGGAAGGTCACCAAGATCGACCTGGCCCCGCGCGGCGACGGCGTGCTGGTGACGCTGAACGTGGACGACGACGTGGTGCTGCCGCGCGACGCCGGCGTGGTGGTGATGCCCGAGTCGTTCTTCGGCGACTGGCAGGCGGCCATCGTGTCGCGCGCGACGTGGAAGACGCTGGACTTCGTGCAGATGCCGGGGGTGCGCGCGCTTCCCGGCGCCACCATGCCCGACATCACGCAGCTGACCGCGGTGGCCGCCGACATCGCCGGCAACCTGCAGATCCTCTCCGACCGCATCGGGCTGGCGTTCACCGAGCAGACGGCGCTGGACATCCGCCGCACCGTTGGCAACGTGGAGGACATCTCCGGGCAGCTGAAGGGCTTCATCGACCAGCAGACGCGCCTCTACGGGCAGGTCGGGCAGAACGTGCTGGACGCCACGGGGAACATCCGCACGGCCACGAACGAGTTCACGCTGACCGCGCGCGACGTGCGCAGCAACTTCAACTCGGGCGACGTGCAGCAGATCCTGGGGAACGCGCGGCAGGCCAGCGCGAACCTGGCCGCCTTCAGCGCGCAGCTGAACACGGCCGCCTCCGGCGTCCCCGGCCTGGTGGCGCGGACGGACACGACCATCGCGGCATTCGGGCAGACGGCGACCACGCTGAACACCACGATCCAGGGGATGCAGCCCGGCCTCGCGCAGGTCGCCCCCACGCTGCAGCAGGCGCAGCAGGCCATGACCACGCTGAACCAGGCGATCCAGAAGATCAACGAGGGGAACGGCTCGCTGGGCCGCCTGATCGCCGACCCGGCGCTGTACGAGGAAACGCAGCGCGCCATCGCCACGCTGCAGCGGCTGCTGGCCGACATCCAGCAGAACCCGGGGAAGTACATCGGGCAGCTGCAGGTGTTCTAG
- a CDS encoding ABC transporter ATP-binding protein yields the protein MSIEIRDIHKAFGPKRILRGLTLDVEEGETVSLVGFSGAGKSVTLKHINGLLRPDQGTVFVDGLEVPRLPRDRLYELRLNIGYVFQFAALFDSMTVSENIAMGLVKKGGLTAGQMKERISESLALVDLNGFENRFPAELSGGQRKRAGLARAIAYRPKYLLYDEPTSGLDPVTTTVIDRLIMRMKAELGVTSLVITHDMKSAYSISDRIAMLYEGRVVEVGTPEEIRASDNEVVRSFVEGRPDLAHDAETPLPDDGGPHGRNR from the coding sequence GTGAGCATCGAGATCCGCGACATCCACAAGGCGTTCGGCCCCAAGCGGATTTTGCGGGGGCTGACGCTGGACGTGGAGGAGGGAGAGACGGTTTCGCTGGTGGGCTTCAGCGGCGCCGGCAAGTCGGTGACGCTGAAGCACATCAACGGCCTGCTGCGCCCCGACCAGGGCACGGTGTTCGTGGACGGGCTGGAGGTGCCGCGGCTGCCGCGCGACCGGCTGTACGAGCTGCGGCTGAACATCGGCTATGTGTTCCAGTTCGCGGCGCTCTTCGACAGCATGACGGTGTCCGAGAACATCGCCATGGGGCTGGTGAAGAAGGGCGGGCTGACGGCGGGGCAGATGAAGGAGCGCATCTCCGAGAGCCTGGCGCTGGTGGACCTGAACGGGTTCGAGAACCGCTTTCCCGCGGAGCTCAGCGGCGGGCAGCGGAAGCGCGCGGGGCTGGCGCGGGCCATCGCCTACCGCCCCAAGTACCTGCTGTACGACGAGCCGACGAGCGGGCTGGACCCGGTGACCACCACGGTCATCGACCGGCTGATCATGCGGATGAAGGCGGAGCTGGGGGTCACCAGCCTGGTGATCACCCACGACATGAAGAGCGCGTACTCGATCAGCGACCGCATCGCCATGCTGTACGAGGGACGGGTGGTGGAGGTGGGCACGCCGGAGGAGATCCGCGCCAGCGACAACGAGGTGGTCCGCAGCTTCGTGGAGGGGCGCCCGGACCTGGCGCACGACGCCGAGACCCCGCTTCCCGACGACGGCGGGCCGCACGGGAGGAACCGATGA